Proteins from a genomic interval of Quercus robur chromosome 9, dhQueRobu3.1, whole genome shotgun sequence:
- the LOC126698846 gene encoding G-type lectin S-receptor-like serine/threonine-protein kinase At1g11410 isoform X3: MMNPAKGDTSLLLLSLLLVCPICTSLDTITPDQPLKDGDGQLLLSNQKTFALGFFYPGNSSYRYVGIWYNQITEKTVVWVANRDAPLNDTSGVLSINGKGNLVLHTQNQNTPIWSTNVSFSVSSTNNSMAKLLDIGNLVLVQQDNQRFTWQSFDYPTNTLLPFMKLGLDRRTGLNRFLTSWKSKDDPGIGNYSYRMVPTGYPQVSLYMGQTLLWRAGFWTGLRWSGIPARMTSNYFYVSFVNNQDETTVMYSPFSNVAEPKVIVKTVVNESGILQRSLWQETTWVEFWSAPQELCDKYLNCGPNSYCDPDNMVIFECKCFPGFEPKSSRDCMREKQGVSMCNNGEGFMKLAHMKVPDPSIAHADMSLSMKECEQKCLRNCSCMAYASANESEGGIGCLTWQGDLVDARTYPDGGQDLYIRVDAVVLAQYAKKNGLTQKKRMLAILGVSVAVMFLLIVSIVYCFVMKKKKEKRHSTYSYSADSTLQYFEDSPSRRDLNGTRRNSNLPLFDLRTIIAATDNFSIANKLGQGGFGPVYKGLLQNGMEIAVKRLSKCSGQGIKQFKMESALIAKLQHRNLVRILGCCIHKEEKMLIYEYLPNKSLDFFIFDETKRSCLDWEKRFEIICGIGRGILYLHQDSRLRIIHRDLKASNVLLDNALNPKISDFGMARIVGGDQIEANTNCIVGTYGYMSP; encoded by the exons atgatgaatCCTGCTAAAGGGGATACATCATTGCTTCTTCTCTCCCTTCTTCTTGTTTGCCCAATCTGCACTTCCCTTGACACCATAACACCAGACCAACCCCTCAAGGATGGTGACGGTCAACTTCTACTCTCAAACCAAAAAACCTTTGCACTTGGGTTTTTCTACCCCGGCAATTCCAGCTACCGCTACGTTGGAATTTGGTATAATCAAATCACCGAAAAAACAGTTGTGTGGGTTGCAAACAGAGACGCTCCTCTCAATGATACCTCCGGAGTCCTCTCCATCAACGGTAAGGGAAACCTTGTACTCCACACCCAAAACCAAAACACTCCTATTTGGTCCACCaatgtttctttttctgtctCATCCACAAATAATTCTATGGCTAAGCTCTTAGATATAGGAAATCTTGTTTTGGTTCAACAAGACAACCAACGTTTTACATGGCAAAGTTTTGATTATCCCACCAATACTCTGCTTCCGTTTATGAAACTTGGGCTGGACCGACGGACCGGGTTGAACCGGTTCCTAACATCTTGGAAGTCCAAAGATGACCCGGGAATTGGCAACTATTCATATCGAATGGTTCCAACTGGGTACCCTCAGGTGAGCTTATACATGGGTCAGACTCTATTATGGCGTGCTGGATTTTGGACTGGCCTAAGATGGAGTGGTATACCAGCCAGAATGACATCAAATTACTTCTATGTTAGCTTTGTGAATAATCAAGATGAAACCACAGTTATGTACAGTCCATTTTCAAATGTAGCTGAACCCAAAGTTATTGTTAAAACGGTGGTGAATGAATCAGGAATTCTGCAACGGTCCTTATGGCAGGAGACTACATGGGTCGAATTTTGGTCCGCCCCACAAGAGTTGTGCGATAAGTATTTGAATTGCGGTCCAAATAGTTATTGTGACCCAGACAATATGGTCATTTTTGAGTGCAAGTGCTTTCCTGGATTTGAACCCAAGTCATCTCGTGATTGCATGAGAGAAAAGCAAGGAGTGTCTATGTGCAACAACGGAGAAGGGTTCATGAAGTTGGCACATATGAAAGTGCCGGATCCTTCAATAGCACATGCGGACATGAGTTTGAGTATGAAAGAGTGTGAGCAAAAGTGTTTGAGGAATTGTTCTTGTATGGCTTACGCAAGTGCAAATGAGAGTGAGGGAGGGATTGGTTGCTTGACATGGCAAGGGGACTTGGTGGACGCAAGAACATATCCTGATGGAGGACAAGATTTATACATACGTGTGGATGCGGTTGTATTAG ctCAATATGCTAAGAAAAATGGTCTTACTCAAAAAAAGAGGATGCTGGCAATTCTGGGAGTTTCTGTTGCTGTAATGTTTCTTCTTATAGTCTCAATTGTGTATTGTTTtgtaatgaagaagaagaaag AGAAGAGGCATAGCACATATTCATATAGTGCTGACTCCACTTTACAATACTTCGAAGACTCTCCAAGTAGAAGGGACCTCAATGGAACTagaagaaattcaaatttgccattatttgaTCTAAGAACCATTATTGCAGCTACAGATAACTTCTCTATTGCTAACAAGCTTGGCCAAGGTGGTTTTGGCCCAGTTTATAAG GGTTTACTACAAAATGGAATGGAAATAGCAGTAAAAAGACTATCAAAATGCTCTGGACAAGGAATAAAACAATTCAAAATGGAATCTGCACTAATTGCTAAACTCCAACATAGGAACCTTGTGAGAATTTTAGGTTGTTGCATTCACAAAGAAGAGAAGATGTTGATCTATGAGTACTTGCCAAATAAAAGTTTggactttttcatttttg ATGAAACAAAAAGGTCATGTTTAGATTGGGAAAAGCGATTTGAGATTATTTGCGGAATTGGTCGAGGGATCTTATATCTTCATCAAGACTCAAGATTAAGAATTATCCATAGAGATTTAAAGGCCAGCAATGTTCTACTTGACAATGCATTGaatccaaaaatttcagattttggtATGGCTAGAATTGTTGGAGGGGACCAAATTGAAGCTAATACAAATTGCATCGTTGGAACATA
- the LOC126698853 gene encoding proline-rich receptor-like protein kinase PERK9 isoform X1: MEPPDNVVYDDKLHRIDLRGEVEKNWREEHGPYILSWDMRQQQLCHAPPQIGEMPCDHAYYSWYRSVTRKYVDRNSAKLDIMIESHLALLEMLPEGSRAHNHVRHLLNNVAGLGGGPAADAQANNGHDTESAATATPSTSAAPVSTPTRGLRATASPSTSASRGRGWPATASPSTCAPRGRGRPGTTSPSTSAPRGHGQPGTASPSTSVATGRGPRATTPRVVTTPSLPAPISHVSPQPEVHPPIPDASPPMVDASPQPEVPSPTPPSQPRFDLGINFHLTPPIHPETPSYPPTCSSAPTMPIDPLTSSSSDPLGPPVGIDTAQPTVDVPDEHPPPQPSPPQGRPQRARRAPTCGTGGHKIGCASSSMPKDDAPQPPPPPKHYTRVKKRKIGEP; this comes from the exons ATg GAGCCGCCTGACAATGTTGTGTACGATGATAAACTGCATAGAATAGACTTACGTGGGGAGGTGGAAAAGAATTGGAGGGAGGAGCATGGACCGTATATCCTTTCATGGGATATGAGACAACAACAACTTTGTCATGCACCTCCTCAGATTGGTGAGATGCCCTGCGATCATGCCTATTACAGCTGGTACCGTTCGGTCACTCGAAAGTATGTCGACCGCAACAGCGCTAAATTAGATATAATG ATTGAAAGTCATTTAGCGCTGTTGGAGATGCTTCCTGAAGGTAGCCGAGCTCACAACCATGTCCGGCACCTCCTAAATAATGTGGCTGGGCTTGGTGGTGGTCCTGCAGCCGATGCCCAGGCAAACAATGGGCATGACACTGAATCAGCAGCTACTGCAACCCCAAGCACAAGCGCAGCACCCGTAAGTACACCGACCCGTGGTTTGCGTGCTACTGCAAGTCCAAGTACAAGTGCTAGTAGGGGCCGTGGTTGGCCTGCTACAGCAAGCCCAAGCACATGTGCACCTAGGGGCCGTGGTCGACCTGGTACAACAAGCCCAAGCACAAGTGCACCTAGGGGCCATGGTCAGCCTGGTACAGCAAGCCCAAGCACAAGTGTAGCTACAGGCCGTGGTCCACGTGCAACAACCCCTCGGGTTGTAACTACTCCTTCTTTACCTGCACCCATCTCGCACGTATCTCCTCAGCCCGAGGTCCATCCACCCATCCCAGATGCATCTCCACCCATGGTAGATGCATCTCCTCAGCCCGAGGTCCCTTCACCCACCCCACCTTCGCAGCCTAGATTTGATCTCggtattaattttcatttgaccCCTCCTATACACCCCGAGACACCCTCATACCCACCCACCTGCTCCAGTGCACCCACCATGCCCATAGACCCACTTACCTCATCCTCATCTGACCCTCTAGGACCTCCAGTTGGGATTGACACTGCACAGCCAACTGTTGATGTACCGGACGAGCATCCCCCTCCTCAGCCCTCACCCCCACAAGGTAGACCGCAACGTGCTAGAAGAGCACCCACTTGTGGGACAGGTGGACACAAAATAGGATGTGCAAGCAGCTCTATG CCTAAGGATGATGCCCCGCAGCCTCCTCCCCCGCCCAAACATTACACGAGGGTTAAAAAACGCAAAATTGGTGAACCTTGA
- the LOC126698853 gene encoding 26S proteasome non-ATPase regulatory subunit 12 homolog A-like isoform X2, whose product MAKTGKIAFILEQVRLCLDHQDYVRAQILSRKISPIVFDIDTSKEKKKPKEGDNLVEEAPADIPSLLELKRIYYELMIRYYTHNNDYLEICRCYKAIYDIPSVKENPALWTPVLRKICWFLVLAPHDPMQSSLLNSTLDYKILSELPNFRLMLKVAVILLSSQIICLNFT is encoded by the exons ATGGCAAAAACTGGAAAAATTGCATTTATTCTAGAACAA GTACGTTTGTGCTTAGACCACCAGGATTATGTTCGTGCCCAAATCCTGTCAAGGAAGATCAGTCCAATAGTTTTTGATATTGAtacttcaaaagaaaagaaaaagcctaAAGAAGGTGACAATCTTGTTGAAGAGGCTCCTGCTGATATACCATCTCTGTTGGAGTTGAAGCGGATTTACTATGAACTAATGATAAG GTATTATACCCATAACAATGATTACCTTGAAATTTGTCGTTGCTATAAGGCAATTTATGACATTCCATCTGTCAAAGAGAACCCAGCACTGTGGACTCCG GTCCTGAGGAAAATCTGTTGGTTTTTGGTTCTGGCACCTCATGATCCAATGCAATCAAGCCTTCTTAACTCAACCTTGGATTATAAGATTCTTTCTGAGCTTCCAAATTTTAG GTTGATGTTGAAGGTGGCCGTCATACTGCTTTCTTCTCAAATTATATGCCTCAATTTTACATGA